From the Silurus meridionalis isolate SWU-2019-XX chromosome 5, ASM1480568v1, whole genome shotgun sequence genome, one window contains:
- the map1lc3cl gene encoding microtubule-associated proteins 1A/1B light chain 3C codes for MAPFEKSMEVMPFKQRKCLATRKDEVCTIRSKFPNKLPVIVERCIWEKQLPLLDKTKFLVPHELTVGQFLCLLRSKIALEASQALYLLISGKNMCAMTTSMAEVYSQHSDADGFLYMSYASQDMFG; via the exons ATGGCTCCCTTTGAGAAGTCCATGGAAGTGATGCCCTTCAAGCAAAGGAAGTGCTTAG CAACAAGAAAAGATGAAGTCTGCACAATACGCTCCAAGTTCCCCAACAAATTACCA GTCATCGTTGAACGTTGCATTTGGGAGAAGCAGCTTCCTCTATTGGATAAAACAAAATTCTTAGTCCCTCATGAGCTCACGGTTGGCCAATTTCTGTGTCTGCTCAG AAGTAAGATAGCACTTGAAGCATCCCAGGCTTTGTACCTGCTGATTTCAGGAAAAAACATGTGCGCCATGACAACCAGCATGGCGGAAGTATACTCTCAGCACAGTGATGCCGACGGTTTCCTCTACATGTCCTATGCCTCCCAGGATATGTTTGGCTGA